TTCGGGAATCTGCAGTGCCTGGTAGGACGGCGACAGCAGGCTGCCCAAACCGACCCAGTTGAGTGCTACCAGCAGGCGAACCGAGCCAGGCCCGGCAGAGGTGGCAACGCCCGGGCACTGTTCGCGGAACAGTTGCAGGCTGCGGTCATAGAAGCTGCCGACAATCACCAGGTCGCGTTGCTGGTGCGCCTCAAGTGCATCACACAGCTGCGCTTCCATGCCGACATCCGGCACCTTGATTTCAATCACCTTGGGAATGCTGGGGAAACGTTCGAGCACTTCGGTAAAGGTCGGAATGCGCACGCCCTGGCCACGGTAGGGGTAGCTTTGGCCGCCGTCGGCGCTCCAGCGGTAACCGGCGTCCAGCGCCTGCAGCTGCGCCAGGCTGAGTGCAGCAACCGGGCCCTCACCATTGGTGGTGCGATCCAGGGTGCGGTCGTGAATCACCACCAGTTCGCCGTCACTGGACAGGTGCAGGTCCATCTCCAGCATGTCCACGCCCAGGGCGCTGGCGCGCTCGAAGGCAAACAGGCTGTTTTCCGGCCACAGGCCTTTGCCGCCGCGGTGGGCAATCACCAGCGGTTGTTCGGCAAGGCTGCTGAGCACTGCGGCTGG
This DNA window, taken from Pseudomonas sp. SG20056, encodes the following:
- a CDS encoding glycerophosphodiester phosphodiesterase, producing the protein MLRVARFLSVPLLLLAIALGVLALTSKPAQPAAVLSSLAEQPLVIAHRGGKGLWPENSLFAFERASALGVDMLEMDLHLSSDGELVVIHDRTLDRTTNGEGPVAALSLAQLQALDAGYRWSADGGQSYPYRGQGVRIPTFTEVLERFPSIPKVIEIKVPDVGMEAQLCDALEAHQQRDLVIVGSFYDRSLQLFREQCPGVATSAGPGSVRLLVALNWVGLGSLLSPSYQALQIPEAHGGLHVASASLLKTAAQRGLNVQLWTINEQPDMRRLIDLGANALITDYPDRALQVLGRSTQISALED